Proteins encoded together in one Psychrobacter sanguinis window:
- the nfuA gene encoding Fe-S biogenesis protein NfuA: MTDNAPVSAIDIEQSDIKSNITITPSAQDYLTELLAKQETPGIGVRIFVEHPGTPRAECCMAYNQPGEEDEADLQLPFEAFTAYIEASSVPYLEDAVIDYNKDRFGGQLTFRAPNSKVPKVGADASVEERINYVLQSEINPSLAAHGGDVQLLELIEEEGVGLTAVLKFGGGCQGCSAVDMTLRQGVEVQLKQQIPELTQVVDDTDHTRTENAYYK, translated from the coding sequence ATGACTGATAATGCTCCAGTCTCTGCTATTGATATCGAACAATCTGACATTAAAAGCAATATTACTATTACCCCTTCAGCGCAAGACTATTTAACTGAGCTATTGGCGAAGCAAGAAACGCCAGGTATCGGGGTACGCATTTTTGTTGAGCATCCGGGAACCCCTCGAGCTGAATGCTGTATGGCTTATAACCAGCCAGGCGAAGAAGATGAAGCTGATTTGCAGCTGCCTTTTGAAGCCTTTACTGCTTATATCGAAGCCTCTTCAGTGCCTTACTTAGAAGATGCAGTAATTGACTATAACAAAGACCGTTTTGGTGGACAATTGACGTTCCGTGCGCCTAACTCAAAAGTGCCTAAAGTCGGCGCTGATGCAAGTGTTGAAGAGCGTATCAACTATGTTCTTCAATCTGAGATTAACCCAAGCTTAGCGGCTCATGGTGGCGACGTACAATTGTTAGAGTTGATCGAAGAAGAGGGTGTTGGCCTAACCGCAGTGTTAAAATTCGGTGGTGGTTGCCAAGGCTGTTCTGCAGTAGATATGACCCTGCGTCAAGGCGTAGAGGTTCAGTTAAAACAGCAAATTCCTGAGTTAACTCAAGTGGTTGATGATACGGATCACACCCGTACCGAAAATGCTTATTATAAATAG
- a CDS encoding IS4 family transposase — translation MIIALITAQSSNLKKIARHLPKGGKTDSHYRRLQRFFAEARTDYDQLALMIYRLFRLGKVTLTIDRTNWKWGKSNLNIFMLGVVYKGIAIPLYWQMLDKRGNTNHLERCELIERFIKQFGKDNLEMIVADREFVGEKWFNWLTNNHIPFAIRIKKNSKVKNHHGKLVQIKELFRHVSHQETYRHGRILTVDGCLVRVFAKRDKDYDLVIVATNQLETVDAMTSYAKRWEIETLFACLKGRGFNLEDTHLTHLDRVSKLVAVNALAFCWAYHVGIYKDKDKPLKRKLKSNARPQASLFALGLDLLIEGLRLVFFNNDKTVFRQLVSFLTPKPMKIGWG, via the coding sequence ATGATAATAGCCCTGATTACTGCTCAAAGCAGTAATCTTAAAAAAATAGCAAGACACCTTCCTAAGGGTGGTAAAACCGACAGTCACTATCGCAGACTACAGCGATTTTTTGCCGAAGCGAGGACAGACTACGATCAACTGGCTTTAATGATATATCGACTATTTAGGCTAGGCAAAGTCACCTTAACCATTGACCGTACCAACTGGAAATGGGGTAAAAGTAACCTCAACATCTTTATGCTAGGGGTGGTATATAAAGGGATAGCCATCCCCTTATACTGGCAAATGCTAGATAAGCGAGGTAATACAAACCATCTTGAACGCTGTGAACTTATTGAGCGGTTTATCAAACAATTTGGCAAAGATAACCTTGAGATGATAGTAGCGGACAGAGAGTTTGTTGGCGAAAAATGGTTTAACTGGCTCACCAATAATCACATACCCTTTGCCATACGGATTAAGAAGAACAGTAAAGTTAAGAATCATCATGGCAAGTTGGTACAGATTAAAGAATTATTTCGCCATGTTAGCCATCAAGAAACATATCGACATGGGCGAATACTGACTGTCGATGGTTGTTTGGTTCGAGTATTTGCCAAGCGTGATAAAGACTATGATTTAGTGATTGTGGCAACCAATCAACTAGAAACAGTGGATGCGATGACAAGCTATGCTAAGCGTTGGGAAATTGAGACTTTATTTGCTTGTCTAAAGGGGCGTGGCTTTAATCTTGAAGATACCCACTTAACCCATCTTGATCGGGTCAGTAAATTAGTCGCAGTGAACGCCTTAGCATTTTGTTGGGCTTATCATGTCGGTATTTATAAAGACAAAGATAAGCCGTTAAAACGCAAGTTAAAGTCAAACGCTCGACCTCAAGCCAGTTTGTTTGCGCTTGGCCTGGATTTATTGATCGAAGGTCTTCGCTTGGTGTTTTTTAACAATGATAAGACTGTATTTCGACAGTTAGTTAGCTTTTTAACCCCTAAACCTATGAAAATCGGGTGGGGATGA
- a CDS encoding IS4 family transposase has translation MLKAVILKKIARHIPKGGKTDSHYRRLQRFFAEARIDYDQLALMIYRLFGLGKVTLTIDRTNWKWGKSNLNIFMLGVVYKGIAIPLYWQMLDKRGNTNHLERCELIERFIKQFGKDNLEMIVADREFVGEKWFNWLTNNHIPFAIRIKKNSKVKNHHGKLVQIKELFRHVGHQETYRHGRILTVDGCLVRVFAKRDKDYGLVIVATNQLETVDAMISYGKRWEIETLFACLKGSGFNLEDTHLTHLDRVSKLVAVNALAFCWAYHVGIYKDKDKPLKRKLKSNARPQASLFALGLDLLIEGLRLVFFNNDKTVFRQLVSFLTPKPMKIRWG, from the coding sequence CTGCTCAAAGCAGTAATCTTAAAAAAAATAGCAAGACACATTCCTAAGGGTGGCAAGACCGACAGTCACTATCGCAGACTACAGCGATTTTTTGCCGAAGCGAGGATAGACTATGATCAATTAGCTTTAATGATATATCGACTGTTTGGGCTAGGCAAAGTCACCTTAACCATTGACCGCACCAACTGGAAATGGGGTAAAAGTAACCTCAACATCTTTATGCTAGGGGTGGTATATAAAGGGATAGCCATCCCCTTATACTGGCAAATGCTAGATAAGCGAGGTAATACAAACCATCTTGAACGCTGTGAACTTATTGAGCGGTTTATCAAACAATTTGGCAAAGATAACCTTGAGATGATAGTAGCAGACAGAGAGTTTGTTGGCGAAAAATGGTTTAACTGGCTCACCAATAATCACATACCCTTTGCCATACGGATTAAGAAGAACAGTAAAGTTAAGAATCATCATGGCAAGTTGGTACAGATTAAAGAGTTATTTCGCCATGTTGGCCATCAAGAAACATATCGACATGGGCGAATACTGACTGTCGATGGTTGTTTGGTTCGAGTATTTGCCAAGCGTGATAAAGACTACGGTTTAGTGATTGTGGCAACCAATCAACTAGAAACAGTGGATGCGATGATAAGCTATGGCAAGCGTTGGGAAATTGAGACTTTATTTGCTTGTCTAAAGGGGAGTGGCTTTAATCTTGAAGATACCCACTTAACCCATCTTGATCGGGTCAGTAAATTAGTCGCAGTGAACGCCTTAGCATTTTGTTGGGCTTATCATGTCGGTATTTATAAAGACAAAGATAAGCCGTTAAAACGCAAGTTGAAGTCAAACGCTCGACCTCAAGCCAGTTTGTTTGCGCTTGGTCTGGATTTATTGATTGAAGGTCTTCGTTTGGTGTTTTTTAACAATGATAAGACTGTCTTTCGACAGTTAGTTAGCTTTTTAACCCCTAAACCTATGAAAATCCGGTGGGGATGA
- a CDS encoding polyamine export protein PaeA — protein MTLISAVISIFLLIAISAIVSSSELALASARKIKLQILAKDGEVRALDVLAMQDNPGSFITVVQILLNAVAILAGVIGESAISPYLVALLGNETLASVLSFIIVTSVFVLFADLMPKRFAMTYAEPIAIRLVRPMMMLIFAFKPIIWVFDGAADMLFKLLGIDTVRRDDLTSEDIYAVMDAGAEAGVLKHQEHHLIANIFEMQERTVTSVMTTREYIVYFDSKENHDVIVETMIREPHHKFLVCLDDDLEQTIGYVESRAFLALVLQKEQVQLTDPSILQTVLFIPDTLSLFDVLETFKTTGADFAVIVNEYALVVGVITLKDVMSIVMGELVTVDEQPIVQRTENSWLVDGMTPIEDVIRTLGIINLPNSENYETISGFMMYSLRKIPKKTDSIEHAGFKFEILDTENLKVNQLLVTKVIEELPPQT, from the coding sequence ATGACCTTAATCAGTGCGGTAATCTCTATTTTTTTACTGATAGCGATAAGCGCTATCGTATCAAGTTCTGAGCTTGCCTTAGCTTCAGCCCGAAAAATCAAATTACAAATTTTAGCCAAAGACGGTGAGGTACGAGCCCTTGACGTCTTAGCCATGCAAGACAATCCCGGTAGCTTTATTACCGTGGTACAAATTTTATTAAATGCCGTCGCTATTTTAGCCGGTGTGATTGGTGAGTCCGCCATTAGTCCCTATTTAGTTGCCTTACTAGGCAATGAGACTTTGGCGTCAGTATTGTCTTTTATCATCGTTACCAGTGTTTTTGTGCTGTTTGCAGATCTGATGCCCAAACGCTTTGCTATGACCTATGCAGAGCCCATTGCCATTCGATTGGTTCGTCCGATGATGATGCTAATCTTCGCTTTCAAACCCATTATTTGGGTATTTGATGGCGCAGCGGATATGTTATTTAAGTTATTGGGAATTGATACCGTACGCCGTGACGACCTAACCTCAGAAGATATTTATGCGGTAATGGATGCGGGTGCGGAAGCAGGCGTATTAAAACATCAAGAGCATCATTTAATTGCCAATATCTTTGAGATGCAAGAGCGTACGGTGACCTCGGTGATGACCACCCGTGAGTACATTGTCTATTTTGATTCCAAAGAAAATCATGATGTCATCGTTGAAACCATGATTCGTGAACCGCATCACAAATTTTTAGTCTGTTTAGACGATGATTTAGAGCAGACCATAGGCTATGTTGAGTCTCGCGCCTTTTTAGCACTAGTGCTTCAAAAAGAACAAGTGCAGTTAACAGACCCTAGTATCTTGCAAACGGTCTTATTTATCCCTGACACGCTCTCATTATTTGATGTGTTAGAAACTTTCAAAACCACGGGAGCTGACTTCGCGGTTATCGTCAATGAGTATGCCTTAGTGGTGGGTGTCATTACCTTAAAAGATGTGATGAGTATCGTCATGGGCGAGTTGGTAACAGTTGATGAACAGCCTATCGTACAGCGTACCGAAAACTCATGGTTGGTAGATGGCATGACCCCTATTGAAGATGTGATTCGCACATTAGGTATCATTAATTTGCCAAACTCGGAGAACTATGAAACCATAAGTGGGTTCATGATGTATAGTTTGCGCAAAATACCCAAAAAGACCGACTCTATCGAACATGCAGGCTTTAAATTCGAAATTCTAGATACTGAAAACCTTAAGGTGAATCAGTTACTAGTAACTAAAGTCATTGAAGAATTACCGCCTCAAACCTAA
- a CDS encoding bifunctional nicotinamide-nucleotide adenylyltransferase/Nudix hydroxylase, translating into MSVLPEQSPIQSEQNSDNLPNSKDSRCYKYLVFIGRFQPFHMGHKAVVDEALKRAENVIMLIGSANMPRSLRNPFTVEDRAQMIKGAYPKQDADRIHCVGLDDALYNDTRWLEYVQSSIKTVTQSLTEDIALIGHSKDSSSYYLSLFPTWESISVPNYKNLSATPIREGYLMGATPIGDRTPASTREVMEAFKKTEDYQNLHEEAWFVDDYKKQWRDTPYPPTFMTADAVVVQSGHILLVERGGMPGRGLWALPGGFVDQKETLLDACIRELLEETKLNVAATVLYGSMHSQHTFDDPYRSARGRTITQAFYFKLKNHTEGLPKVKGSDDAVKAFWLPLAELDPKKIFEDHYAIITKMVGL; encoded by the coding sequence ATGAGTGTGTTACCTGAACAAAGCCCTATCCAATCAGAACAAAATTCTGATAATTTGCCAAATTCAAAAGACAGTCGCTGTTACAAATACTTAGTGTTTATTGGTCGCTTTCAACCTTTTCATATGGGTCACAAAGCTGTGGTGGATGAGGCGTTAAAAAGAGCAGAAAACGTTATTATGCTCATTGGCTCAGCCAATATGCCACGAAGCCTTCGCAATCCATTTACTGTTGAAGATCGTGCTCAAATGATTAAAGGGGCTTATCCCAAGCAAGACGCAGATAGAATTCACTGTGTAGGACTAGATGATGCCCTCTATAACGACACCCGCTGGTTGGAATATGTGCAATCCTCTATCAAAACCGTAACTCAAAGCTTAACCGAAGACATTGCCCTAATCGGTCATTCAAAAGACAGCTCCTCTTATTACCTATCGTTATTCCCTACTTGGGAATCTATTTCAGTTCCTAATTACAAAAACTTGTCAGCCACACCTATTCGTGAAGGCTATCTAATGGGAGCTACGCCCATTGGTGACCGCACGCCTGCCTCGACGCGTGAGGTTATGGAAGCCTTCAAAAAGACTGAGGATTATCAAAACCTGCATGAAGAAGCTTGGTTTGTCGATGATTATAAAAAACAATGGCGTGATACTCCCTATCCACCTACCTTTATGACCGCTGATGCGGTGGTGGTTCAGTCAGGCCATATCTTATTGGTCGAGCGTGGCGGAATGCCGGGTCGCGGCTTATGGGCGCTGCCAGGTGGTTTTGTTGATCAAAAAGAGACCTTACTGGACGCTTGTATTCGTGAATTGTTAGAGGAAACAAAGCTAAATGTTGCTGCCACTGTACTATACGGCTCTATGCACAGTCAGCATACCTTTGATGACCCTTATCGTTCAGCGCGTGGTCGTACCATTACCCAAGCTTTCTATTTTAAACTAAAAAATCATACTGAAGGTCTGCCGAAGGTCAAAGGCAGCGACGATGCTGTTAAAGCTTTCTGGTTACCTCTGGCAGAGCTTGATCCTAAAAAGATATTTGAAGACCATTACGCCATTATCACTAAAATGGTCGGACTATAA
- a CDS encoding O-acetylhomoserine aminocarboxypropyltransferase/cysteine synthase family protein, protein MSNTDNAVDNQRLETLAIHAGYTVEPTTKAVAVPIYHTSSYAFDDTQHGADLFDLKVAGNIYTRIMNPTNAVLEERVAALEGGIGALAVASGMAAITYAVQTICEVGDNIIAASTLYGGTYNFFAHTLPRQGIEVRFFDHKNPAAIHDLVDEKTKMVFAESIGNPLGNIIDIEALAEAAHQHGVPVVIDNTVATPALCRPFEFGADIVVHSLTKYMSGTGTSIGGAIVDSGNFNWGDYPERFPILNQPDVSYHGVNFVKDVGAAAYIARARVAPLRNTGAALSPLNAFSILQGIQTLSLRMERHVQNAQAVAEYLKGHDKVAWVKYAGLSDHPDHQLAQKYMKGTPSAILTFGVKGGREAGAKFIDALNLITRLVNIGDAKSLASHPATTTHRQLNEEELAKAGVSEDMIRLSIGIEHIEDIKADLEQALAKA, encoded by the coding sequence ATGAGTAATACTGACAATGCCGTTGATAATCAGCGTTTAGAAACTTTGGCCATTCATGCCGGTTATACGGTAGAGCCGACGACTAAAGCAGTTGCTGTGCCTATTTATCACACCAGTTCTTATGCGTTTGATGACACTCAGCATGGGGCTGATCTATTTGATTTAAAAGTAGCCGGTAATATTTATACCCGTATTATGAACCCCACAAACGCGGTATTAGAAGAGCGTGTGGCAGCACTTGAAGGCGGTATCGGCGCTTTGGCAGTCGCTTCTGGTATGGCGGCAATTACCTATGCGGTGCAAACCATTTGTGAAGTGGGTGATAATATTATTGCTGCCTCAACACTTTATGGTGGTACTTATAACTTCTTTGCGCATACCTTACCGCGTCAAGGTATTGAAGTGCGCTTCTTTGACCACAAAAACCCAGCCGCTATCCATGACTTGGTGGATGAAAAGACTAAAATGGTCTTTGCTGAAAGTATCGGCAACCCACTAGGTAATATTATCGATATCGAAGCGCTGGCTGAAGCCGCTCATCAGCATGGCGTACCGGTGGTGATTGATAATACGGTGGCTACGCCTGCTTTGTGCCGTCCCTTTGAGTTCGGTGCAGACATCGTGGTGCATTCCTTAACCAAATATATGAGTGGCACTGGTACCTCTATTGGGGGCGCGATTGTAGATAGTGGCAACTTTAATTGGGGCGATTATCCGGAGCGTTTCCCTATATTGAATCAGCCTGATGTGAGCTATCATGGGGTAAACTTCGTTAAAGACGTTGGTGCTGCTGCTTATATTGCTCGTGCTCGCGTCGCCCCATTACGTAATACAGGAGCAGCCTTAAGCCCGTTAAATGCTTTTAGTATTCTGCAAGGCATTCAAACCCTAAGCTTACGCATGGAGCGTCATGTACAAAACGCTCAAGCCGTGGCTGAGTATCTAAAGGGTCATGATAAAGTGGCTTGGGTTAAATATGCGGGCTTATCAGACCATCCTGACCATCAATTGGCACAAAAATATATGAAGGGTACGCCTTCTGCGATTTTAACCTTTGGGGTAAAAGGGGGCCGCGAAGCAGGGGCTAAATTTATCGATGCTTTAAATTTAATCACTCGTCTGGTAAACATTGGGGACGCCAAATCATTGGCCAGTCATCCAGCGACCACCACACACCGTCAGTTGAATGAAGAAGAATTAGCGAAGGCTGGCGTGAGTGAAGATATGATTCGTCTGTCTATTGGTATTGAACATATTGAAGATATTAAAGCGGACTTAGAGCAAGCCTTGGCCAAAGCATAA
- the rarD gene encoding EamA family transporter RarD, producing MSKQIPETKANSSVASFWTASDDQQRTMILGVLLAVISNFLFGALYFYSNLLQPLTGTQVFIWRMLSMWVALIGFLVIRGRLGYHLNIIGQLKTPKQWAWLLLPTPIFFSQLWLFMWAPVNGQGVQVAMGYFLFPLMMVLFGYLFFGERLSKLQWLAVGFAMIGIGMEIARTQSVSWATLWVCGTYPIYYIMRRLQGITAMTGMLVDLTLFLPIALAYLLFIAPENLAFVSGSGLYMLLVASLGILSVVALKTNIDASQILPVNVFGMLSYLEPVFLFFLAITVLGDSFEPGMLYSYGLIWIGIMFLIAHGIRQIRANRRNKKPWMKGARVS from the coding sequence ATGTCTAAACAAATCCCAGAAACCAAAGCTAATTCTTCTGTTGCTTCCTTCTGGACGGCCAGTGATGACCAGCAGCGCACTATGATACTCGGTGTGTTATTGGCTGTCATTTCCAATTTCTTGTTTGGTGCGCTTTATTTTTACAGTAATTTGCTACAACCTTTAACAGGAACTCAAGTATTTATTTGGCGCATGTTGTCGATGTGGGTGGCCTTGATTGGTTTCTTAGTGATCCGTGGACGACTGGGCTACCATTTGAATATTATAGGTCAGTTAAAAACTCCCAAACAATGGGCTTGGCTACTTTTGCCCACACCCATATTTTTTAGCCAGCTGTGGTTGTTTATGTGGGCCCCAGTAAATGGACAAGGCGTACAAGTGGCCATGGGCTATTTCTTGTTTCCGCTGATGATGGTGTTATTTGGTTATTTGTTCTTCGGCGAGCGATTAAGCAAACTACAGTGGTTGGCGGTGGGCTTTGCCATGATCGGCATTGGTATGGAGATTGCGCGCACTCAGAGTGTTTCTTGGGCAACTTTATGGGTCTGTGGTACTTATCCTATTTATTATATTATGCGCCGCCTTCAAGGCATTACTGCCATGACGGGCATGTTGGTAGACTTAACTTTATTTTTACCCATTGCGTTAGCTTATCTATTATTTATCGCACCTGAAAATCTAGCATTCGTTTCCGGCTCAGGATTATATATGCTACTGGTGGCCAGCCTCGGTATTTTGAGTGTGGTGGCGTTAAAGACCAATATTGATGCCAGTCAGATATTGCCAGTCAACGTATTTGGTATGCTTAGCTATCTTGAGCCGGTATTCTTATTTTTCTTGGCCATTACTGTGCTTGGCGATAGCTTTGAGCCAGGAATGCTATACAGCTACGGTCTGATATGGATAGGAATTATGTTTCTTATCGCGCATGGTATCCGCCAAATACGGGCCAATAGAAGAAACAAAAAGCCGTGGATGAAAGGGGCCCGCGTCAGCTAA
- a CDS encoding adenosine kinase has product MYDVMAVGNALVDHEYLLNDEQLTQTSLAKGSMTLASLEEQAQLLKEFEAQQLQPSKQTGGGSAANAMFAFASLGGKSFYGCRVGDDKAGEFYLADLNQAGVATTFEKSVSAGGVTGSCVVAITPDGERTMQTFLGTSSDINEGNIDFDALTQSSWLYFEGYLAMSESLRPALQKLRQQAKANNTKIAVSFADPAVVNFAKEGLLEVLGDGVDTIFCNAEEAQLFTETDNITEAAQALTQYCHLAVVTNSADDTIICEKAEDGSITLLDVPTPNVDKVIDTNGAGDNYSGAFLYALSQNHSLAQCGQLAGTVASQVVQQFGPRLSVAQYQHLAQNILSA; this is encoded by the coding sequence ATGTACGATGTAATGGCTGTAGGAAATGCTTTGGTAGATCACGAATATCTATTGAACGATGAACAACTTACCCAGACTAGCTTAGCCAAAGGCAGTATGACTTTAGCCAGCCTAGAAGAACAAGCTCAGCTGTTAAAAGAATTTGAAGCTCAGCAATTACAGCCCTCAAAACAAACGGGTGGCGGTTCAGCGGCCAATGCTATGTTTGCTTTTGCCAGCTTAGGCGGGAAGTCTTTTTATGGTTGCCGTGTGGGTGATGACAAAGCTGGTGAGTTTTATTTGGCCGATTTAAATCAAGCTGGGGTCGCCACTACTTTTGAAAAGTCTGTATCAGCAGGCGGTGTCACTGGTTCATGTGTCGTGGCCATTACCCCGGATGGTGAGCGTACCATGCAGACTTTCTTAGGCACTTCAAGCGATATCAATGAAGGAAATATCGATTTTGATGCCCTAACTCAAAGCAGCTGGTTATACTTTGAAGGCTATCTGGCCATGTCAGAAAGCTTGCGACCTGCCCTGCAGAAGCTACGCCAACAGGCCAAAGCCAACAATACCAAAATCGCCGTAAGTTTCGCCGATCCAGCAGTGGTTAACTTTGCCAAAGAGGGCTTATTAGAGGTCTTGGGTGATGGGGTAGATACTATCTTTTGTAATGCCGAAGAAGCCCAACTATTTACCGAAACCGATAACATTACTGAAGCCGCTCAAGCCTTAACTCAATACTGCCATTTGGCGGTAGTGACCAACAGTGCTGATGACACTATCATTTGCGAAAAAGCAGAAGATGGCTCAATCACTTTACTTGACGTTCCTACGCCTAACGTCGATAAAGTCATTGATACCAATGGGGCTGGCGACAACTATTCTGGCGCATTTTTATATGCCTTATCGCAAAACCATTCTTTAGCTCAGTGTGGACAACTGGCAGGTACTGTGGCTAGCCAAGTGGTACAACAGTTTGGACCTCGTCTGTCAGTGGCACAATATCAGCACCTTGCTCAGAATATTCTATCGGCTTAA
- a CDS encoding histidine phosphatase family protein, which yields MKKIYLVRHGQSTANAGGVAQRNADIELTELGRRQAYDVAEWVLQTLGQDLKSVSVSSYIRTQQTAQPLLDKLNIQPKIIEGLQEFDLLGFSRLKGASFEQRMAMTDAYWQGSPPNIPHAPDAESFQDFYQRIPKVLAQFEQFEPGNHVVYTHGYWISMLIWYLLGLPADQPEHVAKFRQFELSIRAQNGKVFCLTLPEAALKNKYAPSIIKVRTCVGQNSDLSAS from the coding sequence ATGAAAAAAATATATCTGGTACGGCATGGTCAAAGCACTGCCAATGCTGGCGGAGTGGCTCAACGTAATGCAGACATTGAGTTGACTGAATTGGGCCGGAGACAAGCTTATGACGTAGCAGAATGGGTGTTACAAACCTTGGGACAAGACCTTAAATCAGTCAGTGTCTCAAGCTATATCAGAACCCAGCAAACAGCGCAGCCTCTACTCGACAAACTCAATATACAGCCCAAGATAATTGAAGGGCTACAGGAGTTTGATTTATTAGGCTTCAGTCGTCTAAAAGGCGCATCATTCGAACAACGTATGGCCATGACCGATGCTTACTGGCAAGGCTCACCTCCTAACATCCCTCATGCTCCCGATGCTGAAAGCTTTCAAGACTTCTATCAGCGTATTCCAAAAGTACTGGCACAATTTGAGCAATTCGAACCGGGCAATCATGTGGTCTATACCCATGGCTATTGGATAAGCATGCTAATTTGGTATTTATTGGGTTTACCCGCTGATCAGCCAGAGCATGTTGCTAAATTTCGTCAATTTGAACTATCAATCCGAGCACAGAATGGGAAGGTGTTTTGCTTAACCCTACCTGAGGCGGCGCTAAAAAATAAATATGCACCCAGTATTATTAAGGTACGTACTTGCGTGGGCCAAAACTCTGACCTATCGGCTTCATAA
- a CDS encoding SGNH/GDSL hydrolase family protein has translation MIPLQPKHLALVPVYIYQGLKLKKTALRLPEAQGERSGHIQLINNNNETKEKNKEILNLMLVGDSSAAGVGVSSQHQALAGQLIEQLQLLPKIQQDFSELNWSLHATSGHTSFDTLRRLYVIAKPQNPVDVMIVMLGVNDTTTNVSPAKWQAQLCEIINLSRRKFGAKYILFPCLPPMQNMPAIPRPLNKLMGQKTQVMNDKLLEVCEQYDDVLAVPIDFRETGLSATQLFAEDGFHPSAVTYSFWAAHLAKTISELV, from the coding sequence ATGATTCCTTTACAACCAAAGCACCTAGCTCTCGTCCCCGTTTATATCTATCAAGGTTTAAAATTAAAAAAAACCGCTCTAAGACTGCCTGAAGCGCAAGGTGAACGCAGTGGTCATATACAGCTTATAAATAATAATAATGAGACCAAAGAAAAAAACAAAGAAATTCTAAACTTAATGCTGGTTGGTGACTCTTCAGCTGCCGGTGTGGGGGTTAGCTCACAGCATCAAGCACTCGCCGGCCAATTAATTGAGCAGCTACAGCTTCTGCCCAAAATACAACAAGACTTTTCTGAATTAAATTGGTCGTTACATGCCACATCAGGGCATACCAGCTTCGATACGTTACGTCGATTGTACGTTATCGCAAAGCCTCAAAATCCGGTAGATGTGATGATTGTCATGCTCGGTGTCAATGACACAACCACCAATGTCTCACCTGCAAAATGGCAAGCACAGTTATGTGAAATCATTAATCTAAGTAGACGTAAGTTTGGTGCCAAATATATTCTTTTCCCCTGCTTACCGCCCATGCAAAACATGCCGGCTATACCCCGACCGTTAAATAAACTAATGGGACAAAAAACACAGGTTATGAATGATAAGTTACTAGAAGTTTGCGAGCAATATGATGACGTTTTAGCAGTGCCAATCGATTTTAGGGAAACTGGCTTAAGCGCCACGCAGTTGTTTGCTGAAGACGGCTTTCATCCCAGTGCTGTTACCTACTCATTTTGGGCAGCACATCTGGCGAAAACCATTAGTGAGTTAGTCTAG